From the genome of Plectropomus leopardus isolate mb unplaced genomic scaffold, YSFRI_Pleo_2.0 unplaced_scaffold25865, whole genome shotgun sequence:
gtagtaataataatatacacaTAATATAATCTAAATATccataaacatttcatttataaagcgCTTTTAAAGCTAACTCAGAGACgctgctctctgcagctgctgacgGTGTTTGTGTCTGACCCACCAGAACTCGCCGTCCTCGGCAGCGTGATccagctgctgcttctcctccgGCTCCACTGCGGACCATTCCTTAGAACtgataaacacaaacatcagagGGTCCCTGAACGCCTCACTCGGGACCCAGACTGGAGACTGGAGACTCACCCGTCGCTCCAGGCTCCGGTCCACTCCACCTGACCCCAGGGGTTCCTGATCCTCAGCAGCTCCACCGCAGAGCCCTGGTGATGGACCTGCAGGACAGTGACAGGGTCAGGGGTGAAGCCGGGGCGGGGCCAGGCCAAGTCTGAGCTCAGGTCAAGGGGGGGACCTTCTAAACCTGAGTCCAAACCTGCAGAGGCTCTGACACTCAGCCCCCGCAGAGCCCCGAGTTCAGACCGAAGAGGTCTGCGCGTTCTCAGCCCTCGGCTCTCTGCAGCGTTCACACACTCAAGACGACTTTACGTCTCTGCGCCAGTGATGTCTGAGATCTGTCCGTCCAGCACGGTCTGTGAATGCCGTCTCTCAACCACACAAGGGACAAACGACTCAGTGATCAGCTGATTAGACCCCAAAGTGCTCCTGATGCTGAACAGCTTCAGAGAGTTTCCCCAGGCTCAGACTGAACTGATTAGTATCTGCTCTTAAAGGTCATAGGttgaggtcacggtgacctcattTAACACGTTTTCAGCCTATGTTTTGACGGTGTTTCCGGTGCTGGCGCTCACCTGTTTGCTGAAAATTACTCAGATTCTGGTTTCATGTTTCGGTCACGGAGGATGATGGAAATCCACCAGCAAAACTTTGTATTAGCATAATCACACTTAACCATCACTCACCATAGCCACTAGCATTAGctccctcttgtccaaatatggtcaccgcTGCCTGCAAAAGTTGGCGATGCCTGAAATGCAGAACTCAGGGCTTCAAACGACCGTTAATACACGATGAGAGTCCCCACTCAGCGTGAGTCCCTACGTGATTTGGAGCTTTATGATTCAGAGCATTAAGATTCGGGGGGACTCACATCGAGTATTGACATCCACAAATTGCTGGGTGATGTCAGCGAGCTGTGGGCGTGTCCCGCTGTGACGCCAGCTGTGTCTGCTGGttactgttgtgtttgttggcCGTGACGCAAACGAGCTCTGCAGCTGATGGAAGGTCATGAAGAGCTGAGCGTCTGCGGCCGGATCCTCCAAAAACTCCCGTGATCCAGACTGTCCGAGTCTGAGTCCACGTCCGAGTCCGATTCCGAGTCCGAGTCTGAGTTCGTCCAGCTGCAGACGCATCACCCAGAATTCACAGCAGCACCGAAAACAGCCAATGACCTCCGGTTTTATGTTTTCATACGCACAACGTTCAACGGTCAGTCTGTTGTGACCCCGAGAGGAAGAGCCGCTGACTCG
Proteins encoded in this window:
- the LOC121966779 gene encoding calpain-1 catalytic subunit-like, which codes for ISSSFETEAITRQKLVKGHAYSITAARQVHHQGSAVELLRIRNPWGQVEWTGAWSDGSKEWSAVEPEEKQQLDHAAEDGEF